A stretch of Acropora palmata chromosome 9, jaAcrPala1.3, whole genome shotgun sequence DNA encodes these proteins:
- the LOC141891936 gene encoding uncharacterized protein LOC141891936 isoform X2: MVASTFSRIFLGLAVLSCLFTTACVVTSCPSPSVVYASKGDNVTLCWRLPKSSTKTPPFRTHVMTLSRPVDEEMMRIASANETGHISREFEKHHKGLYFGRVKLHADLKKGFFYFTILNYISKLGNIYCVDYQMTGLNDIKGCHVNSVTVRNYPGDEFFHTTPTPATKGDEFFNSTSTVKAPGTKGERVSAHQTYKIPFIVAMTVVGILAILLVVVLVLCCRVSQKK, translated from the exons ATGGTAGCCTCGACGTTTTCCAGAATTTTTCTTGGATTGGCCGTTTTATCGTGCCTCTTTACAA CCGCTTGTGTTGTGACTTCATGTCCCAGTCCTAGTGTAGTGTACGCTTCAAAAGGCGATAATGTCACTCTTTGCTGGAGGCTGCCTAAAAGTTCTACAAAGACACCACCATTCCGCACCCATGTTATGACATTATCCCGACCAGTGGATGAAGAAATGATGCGAATAGCATCGGCAAACGAAACAGGACACATTTCTCGAGAATTTGAAAAACACCATAAGGGCTTGTATTTTGGCAGAGTGAAATTGCACGCCGATTTGAAGAAAGGATTTTTCTACTTTACAATCTTGAACTACATCAGCAAGTTGGGGAATATCTACTGTGTGGATTACCAGATGACTGGTTTAAATGACATAAAAGGATGTCATGTAAACTCGGTAACCGTGCGAAATTATCctg GTGATGAATTCTTCCATACTACCCCGACACCAGCAACCAAAG GTGATGAATTCTTCAATTCTACCTCGACAGTTAAAGCACCAGGAACCAAAG GAGAGCGTGTCTCAGCTCATCAAACGTACAAGATCCCGTTTATCGTTGCAATGACCGTGGTTGGCATTTTAGCTATCCTCTTAGTTGTCGTATTAGTGTTGTGTTGTAGAGtaagccaaaaaaaatga
- the LOC141891935 gene encoding orexin receptor type 2-like, whose amino-acid sequence MAINCQQHNTTSSLALYSTSECIVWLTVFGMELVAIVTLNVLAIIVFLKEPSLRKPRMYLVINQAVADIFVGGWVILQCRFLGIDCFSWTVFGPSEPFTDVMDIFGEVLPIVSLTNLSAISLERTYATFFPLKHRLVKKKLIGAAVAAVWIATGLSAAITLLTILHPFTDEVSYNLFILYLSFFLLSLLTLLLSYASIARKIICGNQPHQHSATSRERKLTKALFIVTVVSLLLTLPFVIFLILDSVSSYTVTTLSRRAWSRFYYFFGFLFGANSLVNPVLYVFRIPEFKRALLSFLHCRSHAQAV is encoded by the coding sequence atGGCCATTAATTGTCAGCAACACAACACAACTTCATCATTAGCGTTGTATTCCACATCTGAGTGCATTGTGTGGTTGACAGTGTTTGGCATGGAGTTGGTTGCTATCGTGACCTTGAATGTCCTTGCCATCATTGTTTTCCTGAAAGAGCCCAGTCTTCGGAAGCCCCGCATGTATCTGGTGATCAACCAGGCGGTTGCTGATATCTTTGTTGGAGGCTGGGTGATCCTTCAGTGTCGGTTTTTAGGAATCGATTGTTTCTCTTGGACGGTCTTTGGTCCCAGTGAGCCGTTTACCGATGTTATGGATATATTCGGGGAGGTCCTTCCAATAGTATCATTAACAAACCTTAGCGCAATTTCCTTGGAGCGGACATACGCAACATTTTTTCCATTAAAGCATCGCCTCgtcaaaaagaaattaataggTGCAGCTGTTGCTGCAGTTTGGATTGCAACTGGCCTCTCCGCAGCAATAACTTTGTTAACTATCCTCCACCCTTTCACTGATGAAGTATCCTACAACCTTTTCATATTatacttgtcatttttcttacTTTCCCTGTTAACTCTCCTTCTTTCTTATGCGTCTATAGCTAGAAAAATTATCTGTGGAAATCAGCCTCATCAACATAGTGCAACCAGTAGGGAAAGAAAACTGACCAAGGCACTGTTCATTGTGACAGTTGTATCTTTACTGCTAACACTGCCATTTGTTATATTCCTTATTCTTGATTCAGTGTCATCATACACTGTcacaaccctttcccgtcgaGCATGGTCTcggttttattattttttcggCTTTTTATTCGGTGCCAATTCTCTTGTCAATCCAGTTCTTTATGTATTTAGAATACCAGAGTTCAAAAGAGCTCTGCTTTCCTTTTTACATTGTAGATCCCACGCACAAGCTGTATAG
- the LOC141891936 gene encoding uncharacterized protein LOC141891936 isoform X1 — MVASTFSRIFLGLAVLSCLFTIAACVVTSCPSPSVVYASKGDNVTLCWRLPKSSTKTPPFRTHVMTLSRPVDEEMMRIASANETGHISREFEKHHKGLYFGRVKLHADLKKGFFYFTILNYISKLGNIYCVDYQMTGLNDIKGCHVNSVTVRNYPGDEFFHTTPTPATKGDEFFNSTSTVKAPGTKGERVSAHQTYKIPFIVAMTVVGILAILLVVVLVLCCRVSQKK; from the exons ATGGTAGCCTCGACGTTTTCCAGAATTTTTCTTGGATTGGCCGTTTTATCGTGCCTCTTTACAA TAGCCGCTTGTGTTGTGACTTCATGTCCCAGTCCTAGTGTAGTGTACGCTTCAAAAGGCGATAATGTCACTCTTTGCTGGAGGCTGCCTAAAAGTTCTACAAAGACACCACCATTCCGCACCCATGTTATGACATTATCCCGACCAGTGGATGAAGAAATGATGCGAATAGCATCGGCAAACGAAACAGGACACATTTCTCGAGAATTTGAAAAACACCATAAGGGCTTGTATTTTGGCAGAGTGAAATTGCACGCCGATTTGAAGAAAGGATTTTTCTACTTTACAATCTTGAACTACATCAGCAAGTTGGGGAATATCTACTGTGTGGATTACCAGATGACTGGTTTAAATGACATAAAAGGATGTCATGTAAACTCGGTAACCGTGCGAAATTATCctg GTGATGAATTCTTCCATACTACCCCGACACCAGCAACCAAAG GTGATGAATTCTTCAATTCTACCTCGACAGTTAAAGCACCAGGAACCAAAG GAGAGCGTGTCTCAGCTCATCAAACGTACAAGATCCCGTTTATCGTTGCAATGACCGTGGTTGGCATTTTAGCTATCCTCTTAGTTGTCGTATTAGTGTTGTGTTGTAGAGtaagccaaaaaaaatga